The Oleiphilus messinensis DNA segment AGACATTTTGTTCTGAATAATGTATTGCCAACGACTGTGCAGCAGACTCCGGTATAATCGATCACGCAAAAAACCAATATAGGCTTGCTGGATAGAAACGCCCATAACGGCTAACTTGTAACGCAACGTGGCCAAAAAACACACGATGGCGATGTAGCAAATCAACACCCCTTCGAGATTATCAACGCCGAATGCAGAAAGTATTTGTCCGGCAATCCCGGCGATACTACTGGATGCAGCACTACCCGTTTCGAACCCCACAACGTCTAACAGCGGAATGATTAACAACAAACCGATGCCTGCGGTTAAGCCTTGCATCAGCATCAGCCCGAAGATCAGCAGTTGTAATCGAGGTGCAAACTTGAAAAAAGAGGTAAATGATCGCCAGAGAATTAAAGTGTTTTTGAGATGCATGCCGCTTCTGACTTCAGGGATGAGTAAGTTGTTAAAATACCGAAGGAACTGTGCCCTGCCCGCCCCGTGATCACTGAAGACCCGACACTTAACCAAGCATGGGCTTTCATCGGTTCATCGACATCTTTGGTCATTTTTGCACCAAGGTGCATAACGTAATCCACGCGATAATACCAAAGAAGTGTTCTTGCCATAATGGCTTGAACAAGACACTTGGACTGCCATGGTGTATAGCGGGAGGCCATCTCAACGATTTGCCCTATTCGTTTCGCAAGTTCCTGCTCTTGAATAGAAGCAATTGTTAAAAACTGGATATTCTGATGATGCTCCCCAAGATACGGCGCTACCTTCCGAAAAGGTATCAGGAGAATAATTGCACGAACAATACCACTGTATGGATACAGCAATAGTAGCCAAACTTTGTCTCGTAATGACAAACCATAGAACGTTTTTATTTTTCTAGAAGTTCTGCTATTTAGATGCATGTTTCAAAACGCTACCAAAGTACAGGCATAAAACATAATAAGTAAGCTCCTGATTTCTATATTGCTATTTGCTTATCATAGACTGAAAATCTGGCGACTTAAACTTCAATTAAAAGTAGGGTATTTTAATTTCAGAGTACCGTGACCAAAATACAGATATCACGGTACTCTATAAAGAATAGTACTAGCTTGGCTACAGACCCGGGAAAACTTCAGATTAGGATCTAACGCTAATACTCAGGCATCTGGATTTACGACAATAATTCACAACAATCATTTTATAACTTTCCATTGGATCTGACCGACGCTCTCGCGCAGGTCGCCCAAACATATCCTGCACGTATCAGAAAAGCACGATTTTAGTTCTGCACAATCACGCATATATTTTTGATCAGAAACTACGGAGAACAGATCAAGCTTTCAAAAAACCGATTTGAGAGAAACAGTGCCGGACGAGACAAAGAGATATCATAGAAGAAGGAGAGAGTAGAAAATTGGTCGGGACGGCAGGATTTGAACCTGCGACCACTTGCACCCCATACAAGTGCGCTACCAGGCTGCGCTACGCCCCGAACTTTTGATCGCATTTTAGGAAGAACTCCTCAAAACGGATGCGCATCATACATCAGATGACTGGAGAAATAAACTATTGGACTCGATTTTTTTACTTTCGAATGTGCTTTGGAAACAGCTACCGAAGGTCCAATCGACACCTTGAGTTCTGAAAGTCGAGCTCTAGGGTCTGCACATTCGTGAAGCTCCTAATTGAAACTCTAATCGGCTCAATACTCGAATAAAGATTCATCCGTGTTCAGTGTATCGGCGAACTAAACGACGAAAGACTCTTTAATTGAGAACCCGATGTCTACTCTGTATGATTCAGAACAGCAAGAACCTCTTCCAGTTCTACAATCATCTGACGAATCAGCTGCTTGTACTGACTTGAGTCTTCTTTTGCTTCAGAACTACTCAACTTTTGTTTCGCACCACCAATGGTGTAGCCTTGGTCATACAGCAGACTGCGAATCTGTCGAATAGTCAACACGTCCTGTCTTTGGTAATAACGACGATTGCCTCGTCGCTTAACCGGTGCCAGTTGCGGAAACTCCTGCTCCCAGTAACGGAGCACATGTGCTTTTACGCTACAGAGATCACTCACTTCACCAATGGTAAAATACCGTTTTCCAGGAATCGGTGGCAGTTCATCATTATGACTGGGTTCCAGCATACGCTTCTACTTTCGCTTTTAATTTTTGTCCTGGTCGAAAAGTAACAACACGACGGGCAGTAATCGGAATCTCCTCCCCCGTTTTAGGATTCCGGCCCGGCCTTTGTTTTTTGTCCCGTAGGTCAAAATTACCAAAGCCGGACAACTTAACCTGTTCGTTGTGACTCAGCGCGTTACGAATTTCATCAAAAAAGGCTTCAACCAATTCTTTAGCCTCACGTTTGTTCAAACCGACTTCTTCATACAAACGTTCTGCCATTTCGGCTTTCGTCAAAGCCCCCATACCGTCAACTCCTCAATGTTGCATCTAAACGATCTGACAGCACTTTGATCACTTGATCAAAGGTTTCAGTGATTTCTTCGTCGTTAAGGGTTCGTGTCGGATGCTGCCAAGTGATACCAATTGCCAGACTCTTCTTACCAGAACCAATATTGTCACCCTGATAAACATCGAACAATCGAATACCGGTTAGCAATTCTCCGGCGTTTTCGGCAATTAGTGACTCTACTGTCGCATATTGCACATCTGTATTAACTATAATAGCCAAATCTCGCCGAACTTCAGGAAATTTCGAAAACTCTTTGAATTTTGGCAGCTTACCCTCGACGATTTCATCTAAGCATAGCTCAAATAAATAGACTGGGCCATTTAAATCCAATGATTTTTGCACACTTGGATGCAAAGCACCCAAAAATCCGACTGTTTTATCATTCTTGCGGATTTCAGCGCATTGCCCTGGGTGCAAAGCAGGATTCTCACCTTTGATGAATTCAAACCCACCACCCAATTTACGGAACAATACTTCCAAATCCGACTTCGCATCGAAGAAATCGTAAGGCCCTTTGCTATTACACCAGTTTTCTACTTCTCGCTGACCACATAATAATCCAGCCAGTTTGTCGGTCTGAACAATTTCTCCAGCTACACGTTCGAAACTCAATCCGGTTTCAAACAACTTCATTCTGGGTTGCTGTCTTTTCTGATTGTAGCTCAATGTTTTTAGCAAACCAGCCCAAAGTGACGTACGCATATGCGACATGTCGCTGGATATTGGGTTCGCAAGCGGTATACTTTCTTTTTGTGGTGTCAAACGCCCTTGTACAACAGGATCAACAAAACTATACGTCACCACTTCCTGATAACCCGTTGCGATGAGTTGATCTGCAATAACTTCTACGGCTGTGACACGCTCTGGGCTCTCTCTAAGCGCAAGACTGCCAACAGGATTAGTAACCGGTAAGTTGTTGTAACCATAAACTCGACCAATTTCTTCAACAAGATCCACTTCGATGGAAATATCAAAACGGTAGGATGGGACACACACTTTCCAACCGTCTTTGGTCAACTTTTCGATTTGCAGCCCCAGTCGCGTCAAGATTTCTTCGACTTCCTGCTTTTTGATGCGTGTTCCCAATAATCGCTCCACTTTATCATGGCGCAATTCCACCAGATCTTTGCGTGGCAAATCGGCCTTGGAAGCAATTTCCTGAATTTCTGCGGGCTGGCCACCCACAATTTCCAGCAGCAGTGCCGTCGCTCGGTCAACGGCTCGTCGTTGGAGTTGATAATCTACTCCACGCTCAAAACGATGTGACGAATCCGTGTGCAAGCCATAACTACGAGCACGCCCGGCTATCGCCAAAGGATCAAAATAGGCACTTTCCAGGAGTATATCCTTGGTGTTTTCGTTCACACCAGAGCCTTCTCCTCCCATAATACCTGCCATTGCGAGTGCTTTTTTGTGATCCGCAATAACCAGGGTATCTGAGTTCAATTCAACTTCCTGGCCGTCAAGCAATACCAACTTTTCGCCCTGTTCCGCCATGCGAACAACAATTCCACCCTCTAACAGGTTTAAGTCAAACGCGTGCATTGGCTGACCTAACTCAAGCATGACGTAGTTGGTAACATCAACAACTGGATCAATACTTCGCACACCACACCGTCTCAGTTTTTCCTGAAGCCAAAGGGGGCTTTCAGCAGAGACATTGACGTTGCGAATGATACGCCCAATATAGCGAGGACATGCCGCAGGTGCTTTCACATCAATATCAAAAGACTCTTGCAGCTGCGCCTCGACCGGCGCAATCTCCGGAGTAGACAAATGCATTTGATTCAATACAGAAACTTCTCGCGCCAAACCGGCAATTGACAGACAGTCACTACGATTAGGCGTTAAATCGACTTCAATGATACGATCATTCAGTTTCAAGTAGTCACGAAAATCAACACCAACAGGTGCATCTGCATTCAGCTCCATCAGGCCATCTGAAGACTCCGCCATCCCCAGCTCACTGTCGGCACACAACATGCCGCAGGATTCAACCCCCCGAAGTTTGGCTTTCTTGATCTTGAAGTTTCCAGGTAATTCTGCACCAATCTTGGCGAAAGGAACTTTCAATCCCTCACGGACATTCGGAGCCCCACATACGACCTGAAATTGCTCACTCCCGTCTGAAACCCTGCAAACACTCAGTTTGTCTGCATCAGGATGCCGCTCGACTGACTCAACCAAGCCAACAACCACGCCTTGAAATTCAGCAGCAACTTGCTCAACTCCATCAACTTCAAGCCCAGCCATGGTGATCTGGTGAACCAATTCCTGTGTATTGATCTCAGGGTTTACCCACTCTCGTAGCCATTGTTCACTGAATTTCATTTTCTGTCCGTCTATTCTGTATTTAACAAATCTATCGATTACTATGTCTGATTTGCCCTGCTACTTATCGATACATATAAAGTAGCAAAATATAATTTAGGCGTGGTTTCTCACTGACGCTGACTAACGATTTCACACCAACTTATCAGCTAATACCGGGTATACCTTAAAACTGGCGTAAAAATTTCAAATCGTTATCAAAAAACATACGCAGGTCATTTACACCATAACGTAACATTGCCAGACGCTCTACACCAAGACCAAATGCAAAACCGGTATATTGTTCCGGATCCACTCCGGCCGCCTCAAACACCTTGGGGTGCACCATGCCACAGCCCATAACTTCGAGCCATTTGATCTCGCCATTTTCGTCCCGCCCCCACTCGATATCAACTTCAGCAGAGGGTTCTGTAAATGGAAAATAAGAAGGTCTGAACCGTACCGCAAGATCGCGCTCAAAAAACACTCTGAGAAATGCTTCTACTGTGCTTTTCAGGTCGGCAAAGCTTACATTTTTCTCGACCAATAACCCTTCCACCTGATGAAACATGGGCGTATGAGTTTGATCTGAGTCGCAACGGAATACACGCCCCGGACAAATCATACGGAACGGAGGTTCACCGGCTTTCATTGTGCGAATTTGAACCGGGGAAGTGTGTGTACGCAAAAGCGTTCCGGGATTGAAATAGAATGTATCGTGCATCGCTCGAGCCGGGTGATGCGACGGGATATTAAGCGCTTCGAAATTATGGTAATCGTCTTCTATCTCTGGCCCTTTCTCAACTGAGTAGCCAGCTTTGACGAAAAACGACTCGATCCTTCTCAAGGTTCGAGTAACAGGGTGAAGCCCCCCTAGATCAGATGCACGACCGGGTAATGTTACATCAACAGACTCTGCAGCCAGTTGCGCATTTAACGCTGCATCTTCCAAATTCTGTTTTTTGCTGGAAATGGCAGTATGGACCTGTTCCTTTGCCTCATTAATCTTGGCTCCCGCAGCAGGACGCTCTTCCGCGCTCAACTTGCCAAGGCTCTTCAGCAGACCGGTAATTTTACCTTTTTTACCCAGATAGCCAACTCGAACCTGATCCAGATCCTGAACGCTGTTAGCCCCGGTTACTGCGTCAAGCGCTTCGGCAATCAATTGTTCTAGGTTTTCCATTCACTTCGCTCCAAAAACAAAATAGGGGAAGGGTTTAACCCCCTTCCCCTAAATCGGTGTGACCATTTGGTCTTGATTTACAACTCGTTGAAAAGGGCTTTTTAGGCCAAGGCAGCTTTCGCCTTCTCTACAACGGCTGCAAATGCGTGCTGCTCGTTCATTGCCAGATCAGCAAGCACTTTACGGTCAATCTCGACGTTCGCTTTTTTCAAGCCTGCAATCAAACGGCTGTAAGACAGACCATTCAATCGAGCACCAGCGTTAATTCTGGCAATCCAAAGCGCACGGAATTGACGCTTACGCTGACGACGGTCACGGTATGCGTATTGCCCAGCTTTGATAACCGCTTGTTTCGCTACGCGAAACACTCGGCTACGAGCACCATAATAACCTTTAGCTTGTTTCAGTACTTTTTTGTGTCTACGACGTGCGTTTACACCACGTTTTACGCGAGGCATAGTTTAATCCTTCTGACTTTACATTTTAACTAGAATAAGACGTTTTAACTGGCTTGATTAAATAAGAACTGTTCAGGTCTTATTTAGCCAACATACGATCGATCAGTGGCACGTCTGCTGCAGCAACTTGCTTGCAACCACGCAACTGACGCTTACGCTTGGTCGACTTCTTGGTCAAAATGTGACTGGTGAAGGATTGCTTGTGCTTAAAACCATTCGCTGTTTTCTTAAAGCGTTTGGCTGCACCGCTTTTGGTTTTCATCTTAGGCATTGTATAAAACTCCGCATTCAATCATTTTTTAAATTCAACGTTTATTCAAGACAAAACAGCCCGCCGGAGGACAACAGCAGCTGTCTTCCTAACAGGCTTGTTTGACTTGCAAACGCTACTTTTTCTTTTTGGGGGCGATGACCATCATCATTTGCCGACCTTCCATTTTCGGCCGTTGTTCGACTACACCGTACTCAACCAAATCCTGTTCGATTCGTTCGAGCAGCTGCATGCCGATCTCCTGATGAGCCATCTCGCGGCCGCGGTAACGTAACGTCACTTTAGCTTTGTCCCCGTGCTCAAGGAAACGTATCAGGTTGCGTAGTTTTACCTGATAATCCCCTTCTTCCGTCCCTGGTCGTAACTTGATTTCTTTTACTTGAGACTGTTTCTGTTTCTTTTTGGCAGCAGCTTTTTGCTTTTTCTCTTCAAAAATCTTCTTGCCATAATCCATTATTTTGCACACAACCGGATCGGAATCGGCAATCTGGACCAAGTCTAGCCCTTCGCTTGAGGCTGCATCCAAGGCTTCTTGTAGCGGAACGATGCCCACTTGGCTTCCGTCGCTACCTATCAACCTGACTTCAGTAGCTTGAATATTATCGTTTATCGTTGCTTTAGGCGACCGGCCTGTCTGGTTATTGCGCTTAATCGTTAACTCTCCGATTGGGTGCGGCCTTTTCTGTTCATTTCAGCAGCAAGAAGTGCTTGCACTTCTTCTATTGTCATGGAGCCCAAGTCCTCTCCGTGACGTGTACGAACGGCCACAGTATTATTTTCCATCTCCTTATCACCGACAACGAGTAAATAAGGAACCTTGTTTATTGTGTGCTCGCGAATTTTAAATCCGATCTTCTCGTTTCTCAAGTCCGCGATGGCCCGATATCCCATATTTAGCAAATTTTCTGTCATTTTTTGACAATAATCAGCTTGTTTATCGGTGATATTGAGTATAGCAAGTTGTTTAGGTGCTAGCCAAAACGGAAATGCACCTTCGTATTGTTCGATCAAAATTCCAATGAATCGCTCAAATGACCCCAAAACCGCCCGGTGTAACATTACTGGGATTTGGCGACTTTGGTCATCAGAAACAAATTGAGCACCGAGCCTTCCCGGCATTGAAAAATCGACCTGAATCGTACCACACTGCCAGACTCGACCTATGCAATCTTTCAACGAAAACTCAATTTTTGGACCATAGAATGCACCTTCCCCAGGAAGAAGCTCCCAGGCCAGACCTTTTGCATTCAAAGCTTCTTCCAGCGCCGCTTCGGAACGATCCCAAATTTCATCACTACCGACTCGCTTTTCGGGTCGAGTTGATAGTTTAAGCTGCACTTCCTCGAACCCGAAGTCTTTATATACTTCAAATAGCAAATCAATAAAGCGAGACACCTCGTCTTGCATCTGCGCTTCTGTACAGAAAATATGGGCATCATCCTGGGTAAAATTTCGAACCCGCATCAAACCATGTAATGTGCCTGATGGCTCATTACGGTGACAGGAACCAAACTCAGCCAAACGCAAGGGAAGATCCTTGTGACTTTTCAATCCCTGATTGAATATTTGCACATGGCAAGGACAATTCATGGGTTTGACGGCGTAATCACGGTTTTCAGAATGGGTGGTAAACATCATTTCACTGAATTTATCCCAATGACCTGACTTTTCCCACAAAGTACGATCTACTACCTGAGGCGTATGCACTTCTTGATAACCATTACGGTTCAGAATATTACGCATATAGTTCTCAAGTACTTTGTATATCGTCCAGCCATCTGGATGCCAGAACACCATCCCCGGCGCTTCTTCCTGGGTGTGGAATAAATTCAGCTTCTTGGCAATTTTACGGTGATCACGCTTTTCAGCCTCTTCCAGGCGATGGATATACGCTTTCAACTCTTTTTTGTTGGTCCAGGCGGTACCATATACGCGCTGCAGCATCTCGTTATTCGAGTCACCACGCCAGTAAGCCCCTGCAACCTTCATTAACTTGAATGCTTTTAACTTACCGGTACTGGGTACGTGAGGGCCTCGACACAGATCCATCCAGGAGCCCTGACGATAGACCGAAATTTCCTCGCCTTCCGGTAGATCCTGAATGATTTCAACTTTGTACTTTTCACCCATTTTACCGAACGTATCTATGGCCTCTTCTCGAGTCATCAAGACACGTTCAACAGGTAGGTCACTTGCTGCGAGCTCTGCCATCTTGCCTTGAATTTTCTCCAGATCATCTGGAGTGAACGCACGTTCGAAGGCAAAATCGTAGTAGAAACCATCCTCAATAACCGGCCCAATGGTTACTTGCGCCTCAGGGAAAATTTCCTGCGTAGCCATCGCCAGCAAATGCGCCGTAGAGTGTCTGATAACTTCCAAACCCTCTTCGTCGCGCTCGGTAATAATCGCTAACTGCGCATCATGGGAAATTGTGTATGATGTATCAACCAATTTACCGTCA contains these protein-coding regions:
- a CDS encoding MerR family transcriptional regulator, whose amino-acid sequence is MLEPSHNDELPPIPGKRYFTIGEVSDLCSVKAHVLRYWEQEFPQLAPVKRRGNRRYYQRQDVLTIRQIRSLLYDQGYTIGGAKQKLSSSEAKEDSSQYKQLIRQMIVELEEVLAVLNHTE
- the pheS gene encoding phenylalanine--tRNA ligase subunit alpha, yielding MENLEQLIAEALDAVTGANSVQDLDQVRVGYLGKKGKITGLLKSLGKLSAEERPAAGAKINEAKEQVHTAISSKKQNLEDAALNAQLAAESVDVTLPGRASDLGGLHPVTRTLRRIESFFVKAGYSVEKGPEIEDDYHNFEALNIPSHHPARAMHDTFYFNPGTLLRTHTSPVQIRTMKAGEPPFRMICPGRVFRCDSDQTHTPMFHQVEGLLVEKNVSFADLKSTVEAFLRVFFERDLAVRFRPSYFPFTEPSAEVDIEWGRDENGEIKWLEVMGCGMVHPKVFEAAGVDPEQYTGFAFGLGVERLAMLRYGVNDLRMFFDNDLKFLRQF
- the infC gene encoding translation initiation factor IF-3; protein product: MGELTIKRNNQTGRSPKATINDNIQATEVRLIGSDGSQVGIVPLQEALDAASSEGLDLVQIADSDPVVCKIMDYGKKIFEEKKQKAAAKKKQKQSQVKEIKLRPGTEEGDYQVKLRNLIRFLEHGDKAKVTLRYRGREMAHQEIGMQLLERIEQDLVEYGVVEQRPKMEGRQMMMVIAPKKKK
- the rplT gene encoding 50S ribosomal protein L20, which codes for MPRVKRGVNARRRHKKVLKQAKGYYGARSRVFRVAKQAVIKAGQYAYRDRRQRKRQFRALWIARINAGARLNGLSYSRLIAGLKKANVEIDRKVLADLAMNEQHAFAAVVEKAKAALA
- the pheT gene encoding phenylalanine--tRNA ligase subunit beta, which translates into the protein MKFSEQWLREWVNPEINTQELVHQITMAGLEVDGVEQVAAEFQGVVVGLVESVERHPDADKLSVCRVSDGSEQFQVVCGAPNVREGLKVPFAKIGAELPGNFKIKKAKLRGVESCGMLCADSELGMAESSDGLMELNADAPVGVDFRDYLKLNDRIIEVDLTPNRSDCLSIAGLAREVSVLNQMHLSTPEIAPVEAQLQESFDIDVKAPAACPRYIGRIIRNVNVSAESPLWLQEKLRRCGVRSIDPVVDVTNYVMLELGQPMHAFDLNLLEGGIVVRMAEQGEKLVLLDGQEVELNSDTLVIADHKKALAMAGIMGGEGSGVNENTKDILLESAYFDPLAIAGRARSYGLHTDSSHRFERGVDYQLQRRAVDRATALLLEIVGGQPAEIQEIASKADLPRKDLVELRHDKVERLLGTRIKKQEVEEILTRLGLQIEKLTKDGWKVCVPSYRFDISIEVDLVEEIGRVYGYNNLPVTNPVGSLALRESPERVTAVEVIADQLIATGYQEVVTYSFVDPVVQGRLTPQKESIPLANPISSDMSHMRTSLWAGLLKTLSYNQKRQQPRMKLFETGLSFERVAGEIVQTDKLAGLLCGQREVENWCNSKGPYDFFDAKSDLEVLFRKLGGGFEFIKGENPALHPGQCAEIRKNDKTVGFLGALHPSVQKSLDLNGPVYLFELCLDEIVEGKLPKFKEFSKFPEVRRDLAIIVNTDVQYATVESLIAENAGELLTGIRLFDVYQGDNIGSGKKSLAIGITWQHPTRTLNDEEITETFDQVIKVLSDRLDATLRS
- the ihfA gene encoding integration host factor subunit alpha — protein: MGALTKAEMAERLYEEVGLNKREAKELVEAFFDEIRNALSHNEQVKLSGFGNFDLRDKKQRPGRNPKTGEEIPITARRVVTFRPGQKLKAKVEAYAGTQS
- the thrS gene encoding threonine--tRNA ligase, which translates into the protein MPVVTLPDGSQRQFENSVTVHDVANDIGPGLAKAALAGRVDGKLVDTSYTISHDAQLAIITERDEEGLEVIRHSTAHLLAMATQEIFPEAQVTIGPVIEDGFYYDFAFERAFTPDDLEKIQGKMAELAASDLPVERVLMTREEAIDTFGKMGEKYKVEIIQDLPEGEEISVYRQGSWMDLCRGPHVPSTGKLKAFKLMKVAGAYWRGDSNNEMLQRVYGTAWTNKKELKAYIHRLEEAEKRDHRKIAKKLNLFHTQEEAPGMVFWHPDGWTIYKVLENYMRNILNRNGYQEVHTPQVVDRTLWEKSGHWDKFSEMMFTTHSENRDYAVKPMNCPCHVQIFNQGLKSHKDLPLRLAEFGSCHRNEPSGTLHGLMRVRNFTQDDAHIFCTEAQMQDEVSRFIDLLFEVYKDFGFEEVQLKLSTRPEKRVGSDEIWDRSEAALEEALNAKGLAWELLPGEGAFYGPKIEFSLKDCIGRVWQCGTIQVDFSMPGRLGAQFVSDDQSRQIPVMLHRAVLGSFERFIGILIEQYEGAFPFWLAPKQLAILNITDKQADYCQKMTENLLNMGYRAIADLRNEKIGFKIREHTINKVPYLLVVGDKEMENNTVAVRTRHGEDLGSMTIEEVQALLAAEMNRKGRTQSES
- the rpmI gene encoding 50S ribosomal protein L35; the protein is MPKMKTKSGAAKRFKKTANGFKHKQSFTSHILTKKSTKRKRQLRGCKQVAAADVPLIDRMLAK
- a CDS encoding lasso peptide biosynthesis B2 protein, which produces MHLNSRTSRKIKTFYGLSLRDKVWLLLLYPYSGIVRAIILLIPFRKVAPYLGEHHQNIQFLTIASIQEQELAKRIGQIVEMASRYTPWQSKCLVQAIMARTLLWYYRVDYVMHLGAKMTKDVDEPMKAHAWLSVGSSVITGRAGHSSFGILTTYSSLKSEAACISKTL